In the Tetrapisispora phaffii CBS 4417 chromosome 7, complete genome genome, one interval contains:
- the SRP21 gene encoding signal recognition particle subunit SRP21 (similar to Saccharomyces cerevisiae SRP21 (YKL122C); ancestral locus Anc_2.449) — MSIKPVDLFISNSVKLFEVNPSQTTISLTYKFLEKKKNSTVTFKTNNPHQSTNYKFQTNKSKDVSRLLSAMGPKGVTIDAKRIHKIASKKEKKNNKLKEIVGLSKLIVNTEVPEYISEANQQKSKSTEGAPSKSKKKKSNNKKKH; from the coding sequence ATGTCTATTAAACCAGTTGATTTATTCATCTCAAATAGTGTAAAATTGTTTGAGGTTAATCCATCTCAGACTACAATTTCATTGACTTATAAGTTTCtagagaagaagaagaactcAACAGTTACTTTCAAGACAAATAATCCTCATCAATCTACCAACtataaatttcaaacaaATAAGAGTAAAGATGTCTCAAGATTATTGAGTGCAATGGGTCCAAAGGGAGTTACAATCGATGCTAAAAGAATACATAAGATTGCGTCgaagaaagagaagaaaaacaataagTTAAAGGAAATTGTTGGATTAAGTAAATTGATAGTGAACACAGAAGTCCCGGAATACATTTCTGAAGCTAATCAACAAAAATCTAAATCGACTGAAGGTGCACCTTCCAAAAgtaagaaaaagaaatccaataataagaagaaaCATTAA